The Oncorhynchus gorbuscha isolate QuinsamMale2020 ecotype Even-year linkage group LG06, OgorEven_v1.0, whole genome shotgun sequence sequence ACTCTCCAATTTAGACAGTTCATAAcctgggggggagagaaagagagagagcacgtgtgatagtgtgtgttagagctgggacgataaaccaAAAATGATCATCACCAACCAAACCGGACATTTATAAACAACATTTTACTGATATTGACAATAATGATCAGTAGCCTTTACtagaaatgtgaagtttgaaatggAATAGGCCTAAGCCGGAAGCCCTTCATGAGCTATACTTACAGGAAAATTGTTAACATTTAACGTAGTAGGTTAAGGGGTATAATAAAATAAATGGTGCTTAATAATTATATTAACTTAACGCACAATTTATTGTTAACCTGATAACTGTCAATTTATCATAATATTTTGTCCATATTGcccagctctagtgtgtgtgtgtgtgtgtgtgtgtgtgtgtgtgtgtgtgtgtgtgtgtgtgtgtgtgtgtgtgtgtgtgtgtgtgtatcccactCACTGAAGGCTATGAGGAACTTTCCGTATCCTCTGCGCTGGTAGGGTGGGAGGGTGAGGATACACGCCACGTTATTCCCATCTGGAGACTCTTTCTCCTGTGGAACACACAACAAGCTCAGCTTTTATAGGCCTACTCTATACCAGTTATCCGTTCATATTAAACAATGAACAATTTCCTTCGGATTTGGGACTTTCCTCAAGACATGAGACATCTTTAGGTCCAAAAggattcttaacagcttctaccctcaagccataagacttctgaacagatAACCAAATGCCTACCTGGACTATTTGaattacatgtacacattacctcaattacctcgactaaactgtgccccagcacattgattctgtaccggtaccccctgtatatagttttgttactgttattttattgttgcttttaaattgttattttcaaatgaTTTTTCAAAATTGTTTACTTAATAAATATTTTCTTTACATGcatttttttcttaaaactgcattgttttaagggcttgtaagtaagcatttcactgtaaggtctacaccggttgtattcggtgcatgtgacaaataacattcgaTTTGAATTACAACCATTTATGAAATCTGTTTCTAAcccccccatttttttttttttacagctacATTACAGATAAACTCAGCaagaaaagaaacgtcctctcactgtaaaTAAACTGtgttaattttcagcaaacttaacaggtgtaaatatttgtatgaacataacaagattcaacaactgagacaaactgaacaagttccacagacatgtgactaacagaaatggaataatttgtccctgaacaaagaggggtcaaaatcaaaagtaacagtcagtatctggtgtggccaccagctgcattaagtagtGCAGTGTATCTccacctcatggactgcaccagatttgccagttaccccactcttccaccaaggcacctgcaagttcccggacatttgtggggaatggccctagccctcaccctccgatccaacaagtcccagacgtgctcaatagaattgagatccgggctcttcgctggccatggcagataactgatattcctgtcttgcaCGAAATCACacacagtatggctggtggcattatcatgctggagggtcatgtcaggatgagcctgcaggaagggtaccacgagggagggggatgtcttccctgtaacgcacagtgttgagatggcaacaagctcagtccgttGATGcagtgacacactgccccagaccatgacggaccctccacctcgatcccgctccagagtacaggccccggtgtaacgctcattccttcgacgataaacgcgaatcagTCCATTACcgctggtgagacaaaaccgcaattCGTCAGtggagagcactttttgccagtcctgtcttgtccagcaacggtgggtttgtgcccgttgttgccagtgatgtctggtgaggacctgccttacaacaggcctacaaaccctcagtccagcctattgcagacagcctgagcactgatggagggattgtgcattcctggtgttgttgccatcctgtacctgtcccgcaggtgtgatgttcggatgtaccgatcctgtgcaggtgttttaCAATTGGTCTGCCActgctgtccgtcctgtctccctgtagcgctgtcttaggcgtctcacagtacagacattgcaatgtattgccctggccacatctgcagtcctcatgcctccttgcagcatgcctaaggcacgttcacgtggatgaacagggaccctgagcatctttcttttggtgttattCAGAGCCAGTAGAAATGCCTCTTTAGTgttctaagttttcataactgtgaccttaattgtctaaTGTCTGTAAGCTGCTAGTGTCTTAACGAcgattccacaggtgcatgttcattaattgtttatgtttcattgaacaagcatggtaaacagtgtttaaactctttacaataaagattgtgaagttatttggatttttacaaattatctttgaaagacagagtcctgaaaaagggacgtttatttttttgctgagtttatacatTTTTACTTTGGACAAGCAGCCACAGATATCCCCATCCCTGTACTAGGACCAGTACTTACTTTGGAGAAGTATCCCACTATGTGTGCTCCCTGCCTGTTGACTTCAGTCAGAATGTAAAAGACAAAAGGCTCCACGTCAAAGTACAGTGTCTTGTGGTCCAGGAAGAGCTTGGCCAGTAGACACAGGTTCTGGCAGTAGAtctacagaaagagacaagggtCAGTATTACCGTCAGTGGGTTTGTTCATTTTAATACACCTTGCTCAATGAAGAGGAGTCAGTTATGTTAGTGCTGGAACAAACATATGCAAATTAGGGGTACCGCCAAGACTTAAGTTGAAAGGTCTAGGTTGTACTTGTTCCCATTTAACTAAGACCTGTTTAAATTGCTTTCAGGGCAGTTTGAGGTAATTCTCTGTAGTTTTTGTCCTGCCTCCTGTGTTCTTACCTTATGGTCGCGTCCGTCCACTTCGTACACAGAGATGTTGCTCCGCCTGTAGATTTCTTTCCCAAGAGGCTGCCTCCACTGACATTGGGACTGGAGGAACAGATAgtgaggaggaaaggaaaggtagagAGGAAATAGAGGTGGAGAAGGATGAAACATAAGTATATGGTTCAAAGCTTTTCAACTGTATATTGGTAAAATAGAAGTGCTAGTCACCAATGGTAGATGGTAATGAAAGACAACAGCAATGCTGAAGCGAACAGTGCTTTTAAAATGTTGAAGCTGACAGTCACTGACCAGGTGGTATCTGAAGGTCTTCTCGTACTTCATGTACTTGAGGCAGTACTCGCAGATCCACAGCTTGGGCTGCTTGCCGTAGTCCTCTGGGAATGGGGAGAAGTACCAGGCGTCAATCTCAAAGTTTCCAATCTGGATCTTGTCCACGTACTTCACTTTAGTGATCTAGAAGAGAGAGGCAAGGACACATTTTTACTTTCACCCCCCTTCTCTAGGAATTATATTGTCTTACAACTCCATACAGTACGAGTCAAAAggcacacctacttattcaagggtttttctttatttgtactatttcctacattgtagaataatagtgaagacattactaTTATTTTcaattatcctgttgaaaaacaaatgatgtcCCACTAaaaacaaaccagatgggatggcatattgactgaccagattgactgaccttcatgccttaaggtaatgatggactgtttgattctgtttgcttattttagctgttcttgacataatatggacttggtcttttaccaaatagggctagattctgtataccacccctaccttgttacaacacaactgattggctcaaacgcattaaggaggaAAGGAATTACacaaaatgaacttttaacaaggcacaactgttCATTGAAATGgattctaggtgactacctcatgaagatggttgagagaatgccaagagggaGCAAAACGGTCATCAAGGCATAGGGTGGCTACTTCTCAAatacattttcatttgtttaaaacgcttttttggttactacatgattccatgagtGTCatttagttttgatgtcttcactattattgcataatgtagaaaataatacaaataaagaaaaaccctggaatgaatgtgtgaatatgtgaatatgtgcTGTATATCAAAAAGTGTAAAACAGAATAGCTACACACGCTTACCGCCTCATGCTCCTTCTCCAGGGCAGCTGTGGTGGGGTCCATCTCTGCGTACGTCTGGCGGGAAAGAGGAGTTCCATTagaaaacagaacagagggagCCCATTTAATATCGGAATCTAACAAATCTGACTGACAGAAGAACAGTTTAGAAATTGACAATGGGGATCTGATCCACCACTGTTGGGGTATGTAGTCTAGAACCTCCGGCACTAGCCTACCTTCTGCACGTGGTTGATCTCATCATGTTTGCGTTTCTGGTTGCGGGTGATCTTCCTCTCGGGCTGCTCCCCCAGCTcgccccctccaccaccctctgCGATTTTTGTAACTGCGTCCTTCGCCGTCTTGGTCAGCGCCAGGCGAGCCTTGCCCACCCACTCATCCAGACGTCTGTTAACTACAGGCCCAGGggagagttaaagagagggttgGCGGCGAAGGAAGAAATGATAAAGGGAGGTGGAGGAAAGTAGAAGGAGAGGTGCATGAAAAGATAGAGGAGAATggaagtgctgtgtgtgtgtcccacccACATCCAACATAGTGTACGTAGAactcctctctgccctcctgtTCGTTGAGCCTGGACTGGATAACCTCAGCAGAAtctgaaagaagaagaagaaaaaaaatcaagtTCAGTTTTACTGATTTAACTGTAGCCATCTCTGTAAAAAGCACATCTAGCTAGCTATAGTAGGGCAGGACACATTACATTTTTAACAACGCTTTTCTTCTGATAAAAACAAGTACAGTGCATCTGCCGCAGAGCCCAGTTTCATAATATGACCATATGTCCCAGCTGTAGTTTTGAAGTAATCACAAAAAAAGAGGCCTTATTTTAGGGTATTTTTCACCATGCCAGCGCctattagttctattgagcacCGTGACACCAACTCGCTTTCCGAACGTTCTACTCCCAGCTTATTGTGCTTTGCTATTGTTGGCAATGAGACCTGCCCACGTTGCTGGTAGTTAAAATGTAAACAATTAagaaatgaataacctcaaccaaattccaaagactggtgacatccagtggaagcgataggaactgaaaacaggttcctaagaaatataaTTTGCCAATGAGAACTCGGTGAACAGAGAccaaaaaaataaacaattctGAACAGTTaatcctcggggttttgcctgctacataaattatgttatactcacagacatgattcaaacagttttagaaacttcagagtgttttctatccaaatctactaataatatgcatatcttatattcctggcatgagtagcaggaagttgaaattgggcacgctatttatccaaaagtgaaaatgctgccccctataccttaagaagttaacaGGAAAACTCATGCGTGCACGTTCTGTCCCTTTCCACACTGCTAACGCAAGAGGAAGGGCTAAAAAGGCATTTAACAGATTGCTGTGAAGAAATATAATGAGGATTCATGTTTATTATTACTTATGTGCTCATGTTTTGAAATTATACTTCATTACCATAACAATTATCAATAAGCCTGAACATTAATTCAATCACCTTTGGTCGACAAAAACATATTTTCCTAGTACATTCATTGTCAAATTCGTCAAACATCATAGACCCGCTCTGCCTTCTCGTAAAAGTAGCCAACTCAACAAGCTCCTCCAAAAACGTGTGCTGCAAGCGTGAGGATTTTGGAAGTAAGTTTGCTAATCGGGAGGGTGCATGATGTAATTTGTTGGTGGGTTGGAAGAAGCACTCATCTTTTCTATTCGAGGCTGTGTACTCATAATATGATACGTTAACAGAGATGATTTATTATGCATGTCTACTAGGGTTGAGGTTAGCGCACCTGACTAGTGATTATTTGGCCGGGGTTCAATACCTGCTATAGTCACTATTTTTTTGCTCTCCCAAAAGCAACACAGGCCTAATACGAGATAAATAGTTACCTGTAAATGAGTCATGAGTGACCATTTTAGAAAATCATGGGACATATAGTCTTTGGTTGCATGCTATTTTATGTCAAGCTTATTACTGCAATAGCCTATAATTGATGCTTTGTGGTTTTATGCTGCTATAAAGTGTATTTTTCTTATTAATTCCTGAGATCAGTCTCAAACCTGCCCCACCTATCCCATCCAATTGTTGGACTTTCATATATAGGTCACACACAGTTCAAACCAcatttgaaaaataaaatgtgGCTTGTTTATCAAGTGTTATAATAATAAATATCAtaaaagaacaaaaaaaacagctaAATACTTGCATAGGTTTTGATTTTTTTCTTAAGAACAATCAACATGCTATTTAGTACTATAATGGTATTTACTAACAATATTATAACACAAATAGTTTTTAAAACTATTCTAGGGTACCCTACCCAAGGTATAGGCTTAAGAGCTAAAATAGGTTATACCTAGGGTTAGAGTTTAAGGCAAAACAGTATGGGTTCATAGCTCTCTTGTTCCTCCATGTGGCCTTCTGTGGGTACTAAATAACTCATTCGTGACACTTGCTCGGCTCATAATCTGAGGTAGTAGATCTACATTCGCAATGGTTATTTCTTAATTAAAAAATGTCCTCTGGCTGTTTAAATCGGCCACATCTTCAAAAAGATGACAGACACGTGCGTTTTTTTTAGGTTTACATCCTCCATGAGCAGAAAATGTTTAACGTTTGATGGCTATGCGCCAGCCATAGTTAGCTCTGCGTGTCACAACAACGTGTGCCCAGGCGAACAGCGAGTTTGCTCACTAAGTAGCCCCAACCTTGTTAATTATAATAAATTACTCGGGTAAGCTTACGAATGTAATATGGGCAGGTCTCATTGCCAACAATAGCCTGGCAGGAATTGTGACCTAGAATAGAACGTAAAGGAAGCGAATTGGTGCCACTgtgctcaatagaactaatagGAGTTGGTAGGGTGAAAAATGCTCTAAAAAGAATTCGCGATTAATTCAACACTACGCCAAGCAGTTTGGACAGATGGTAATATTAAGAAACTGGGCTCCACCGCGGATGCAATGAACTAGTCTTAGTTTTGAAAAAAAGCGTTGTTATAAATGTCACGTGTCCAGCCTACTATCAGTCTGAAGATATATGCAGAACCAGTCGGGACGCACTGATGATAAAATAGTGTTCTGCCTCACAGCCTTTCAAACGTAGCTAACCATTATTGG is a genomic window containing:
- the LOC124037944 gene encoding histone acetyltransferase KAT8-like isoform X1, whose product is MSAGTALTTNERHIRDNNYNNNLPEDRMDVELDTGHNVTDREDLDTGIQATCSSNGSGGEEDESESIDREREAGGSIPQRNGEGVLLGREQEVSVEIGETYLCQRADKTWHSAEVIQSRLNEQEGREEFYVHYVGFNRRLDEWVGKARLALTKTAKDAVTKIAEGGGGGELGEQPERKITRNQKRKHDEINHVQKTYAEMDPTTAALEKEHEAITKVKYVDKIQIGNFEIDAWYFSPFPEDYGKQPKLWICEYCLKYMKYEKTFRYHLSQCQWRQPLGKEIYRRSNISVYEVDGRDHKIYCQNLCLLAKLFLDHKTLYFDVEPFVFYILTEVNRQGAHIVGYFSKEKESPDGNNVACILTLPPYQRRGYGKFLIAFSYELSKLESTVGSPEKPLSDLGKLSYRSYWSWVLLEILRDFRGTLSIKDLSQMTSITQGDIISTLQSLNMVKYWKGQHVICVTPKLVEEHLKSAQYKKPPITVDTVCLKWAPPKHKQAKFSKK
- the LOC124037944 gene encoding histone acetyltransferase KAT8-like isoform X2, producing the protein MSAGTALTTNERHIRDNNYNNNLPEDRMDVELDTGHNVTDREDLDTGIQATCSSNGSGGEEDESESIDREREAGGSIPQRNGEGVLLGREQEVSVEIGETYLCQRADKTWHSAEVIQSRLNEQEGREEFYVHYVGFNRRLDEWVGKARLALTKTAKDAVTKIAEGGGGGELGEQPERKITRNQKRKHDEINHVQKTYAEMDPTTAALEKEHEAITKVKYVDKIQIGNFEIDAWYFSPFPEDYGKQPKLWICEYCLKYMKYEKTFRYHLSQCQWRQPLGKEIYRRSNISVYEVDGRDHKIYCQNLCLLAKLFLDHKTLYFDVEPFVFYILTEVNRQGAHIVGYFSKEKESPDGNNVACILTLPPYQRRGYGKFLIAFSYELSKLESTVGSPEKPLSDLGKLSYRSYWSWVLLEILRDFRGTLSIKDLRTMTEITPPGWVRAI